Proteins encoded by one window of Phytohabitans houttuyneae:
- a CDS encoding DNA translocase FtsK has translation MITRDLLLDAAMVSIRAQFGSTTLIQRRVRVGFVTASQLLLALEDVGVLGPVGAKGKRPALRLTCHRELVAADIDRAIADGRIVLTVDQHEGRNAALGGSHA, from the coding sequence GTGATCACTAGGGATCTTCTTCTCGACGCGGCCATGGTGAGCATCCGGGCACAGTTCGGTTCCACGACGCTGATCCAGCGCCGGGTCCGGGTCGGATTCGTTACTGCTAGCCAACTCCTGCTCGCCCTGGAGGACGTCGGTGTCCTCGGGCCGGTCGGCGCAAAGGGCAAGCGGCCGGCGCTGCGACTGACCTGTCACCGAGAACTGGTGGCGGCCGACATCGACCGGGCCATCGCCGACGGCCGCATCGTGCTGACCGTCGACCAACACGAAGGCCGGAACGCCGCGCTCGGGGGCAGCCATGCATGA
- the dnaB gene encoding replicative DNA helicase translates to MGRVSTEPRIPPHDAGAEKIVLGCAMLSPEALTEAEAAVKPGDFYRSAHELIFATLVEMAARKEPTDPVAVADRLVETGRLSRVGGVAYLHECYNAPPTVATVGYYAGIVAEKARLRRLAALAEKVEHGIFGGEGTRKATDIADMIREALAELDASTADTAGPRMWSEVVPDVLDSIEQAGSNLDQVPGVPTGLHDLDRLLNGFHPGQLIVVAARTSVGKSVATLGFAQHAAWVHKLPAAVFSLEMTDVEMGKRLLSSASRVPLNVITSGALSDEDWAKVARTAGESSEAPLILDGTASIGLAEIRARARKLHRQHGLKLIVVDYLQLIAVERGENRQTAVAALSRGLKLLAMELQVPVIAVSQLNRGPEMRTDKRPTKADLRESGAIENDADVIILIHRDDYYDKESPRAGEADFIVDKNRAGPTDTITVASQLHLSRFSSMAILP, encoded by the coding sequence GTGGGCCGCGTGAGCACCGAACCCCGCATCCCACCCCACGACGCGGGCGCGGAGAAGATCGTGCTCGGATGCGCGATGCTATCCCCGGAGGCGCTGACCGAGGCTGAGGCAGCGGTCAAGCCGGGCGACTTCTACCGCTCGGCCCACGAACTGATCTTCGCCACGCTCGTGGAGATGGCCGCCCGCAAGGAACCGACCGACCCTGTAGCGGTTGCCGACCGACTCGTCGAAACTGGCCGGCTCAGCCGCGTAGGCGGCGTCGCCTACCTCCACGAGTGCTACAACGCGCCGCCCACGGTCGCCACCGTCGGCTACTACGCGGGCATTGTGGCCGAGAAAGCCAGGCTCCGCCGACTCGCGGCCCTCGCCGAAAAGGTCGAGCACGGCATCTTCGGGGGCGAAGGCACCCGCAAAGCCACCGACATCGCCGACATGATCCGCGAGGCGCTAGCCGAGCTCGACGCGTCCACTGCCGACACGGCCGGCCCTCGAATGTGGAGCGAGGTCGTCCCCGACGTCCTCGACTCGATCGAGCAGGCAGGTTCCAACCTCGACCAGGTTCCTGGCGTCCCGACAGGCCTCCACGACCTCGACCGGCTGCTGAACGGCTTCCACCCGGGGCAGCTGATTGTCGTCGCCGCCCGCACATCAGTGGGGAAGTCGGTCGCCACGCTCGGCTTCGCCCAGCACGCCGCCTGGGTCCACAAGCTGCCCGCCGCCGTCTTCTCGTTGGAAATGACCGACGTCGAAATGGGCAAGCGGCTGCTGTCCTCGGCATCCCGTGTGCCGCTGAACGTCATCACCTCCGGCGCCCTCTCCGATGAGGACTGGGCGAAGGTCGCCCGGACTGCCGGAGAGTCGTCGGAGGCGCCTCTCATCCTCGACGGTACGGCGAGTATCGGCCTCGCCGAGATCCGCGCCCGGGCTCGCAAACTGCATCGCCAGCACGGGCTGAAGCTGATCGTCGTCGACTACCTCCAGCTGATCGCGGTGGAGCGCGGCGAGAACCGGCAGACCGCCGTGGCTGCTCTTTCGCGCGGCTTGAAGCTGCTGGCGATGGAGCTCCAAGTACCTGTGATCGCGGTCAGCCAGTTGAACCGCGGGCCGGAGATGCGCACCGACAAGCGGCCCACCAAGGCTGACCTGCGGGAGTCCGGGGCGATCGAGAACGACGCCGACGTGATCATCCTCATTCACCGCGACGACTACTACGACAAGGAGTCCCCGCGGGCGGGCGAGGCCGACTTCATCGTCGACAAGAACCGCGCCGGACCCACCGACACGATCACCGTCGCGTCGCAGCTCCACCTGTCCCGCTTCTCCAGCATGGCCATCCTCCCCTGA
- a CDS encoding ATP-binding protein, which produces MTDIPPLTAEILARRGIDPAAADAWVPAEYDPVTFRTEQAREVLSRVIPTRFAEAKADHPEVADWVRRYLKAPNEAPSLVLVGPTGTGKTWQCWGAARAIVEGLAATGRGLIWRATTHPDLNAALRPKPDQSHSWALEPYLEAELLLLDDVGAGKQSDWTGDSLYRLVDHRWSNRKTTIYSTNLTAKALTDAVGDRVVSRLADAVHVTIKGTDRRWAA; this is translated from the coding sequence ATGACCGACATCCCCCCGCTGACGGCCGAGATCCTCGCCCGCCGTGGCATCGACCCGGCCGCCGCGGACGCCTGGGTGCCGGCCGAGTACGACCCGGTGACGTTCCGCACCGAGCAGGCACGCGAGGTGCTGTCCCGCGTAATTCCGACTCGGTTCGCGGAAGCGAAGGCGGACCACCCGGAGGTCGCAGACTGGGTGCGCCGCTACCTCAAGGCTCCCAACGAGGCGCCGTCGCTGGTGCTCGTCGGGCCGACCGGCACCGGGAAGACGTGGCAGTGCTGGGGTGCCGCCCGCGCGATCGTCGAAGGGCTCGCCGCGACCGGCCGCGGGCTCATCTGGCGCGCGACCACCCACCCGGATCTGAACGCAGCCCTACGGCCGAAGCCGGACCAGTCACACTCGTGGGCCCTGGAGCCGTACCTCGAAGCCGAACTGCTCCTGCTTGACGACGTTGGCGCGGGCAAGCAGTCGGACTGGACGGGTGACTCCCTGTACCGGCTAGTCGATCACCGCTGGTCGAATCGCAAGACCACCATCTACTCGACCAACCTGACCGCGAAGGCGCTCACCGACGCCGTCGGCGACCGCGTCGTCTCGCGCCTCGCGGACGCCGTCCACGTGACGATCAAGGGCACAGACCGGCGGTGGGCCGCGTGA
- a CDS encoding LexA family protein translates to MASHITNVEPAGAYALAPVGPAGADWQRADAVDGPAGMAHPARLTRRQVQIVGFVAEYTGRHGYPPSLREVSRAVGLSPNNVSSVFRHIAALIGQGILARSTPSGARHARAITLAEPRRAAG, encoded by the coding sequence TTGGCCAGCCACATCACCAACGTCGAGCCGGCCGGGGCGTACGCGCTCGCCCCGGTCGGCCCCGCCGGCGCGGACTGGCAACGGGCGGACGCGGTCGACGGCCCGGCCGGCATGGCACACCCGGCGCGGCTGACCCGTCGGCAGGTGCAGATCGTCGGGTTCGTCGCCGAATACACCGGCCGGCACGGCTATCCGCCGAGCTTGCGTGAAGTGTCTCGGGCGGTCGGCCTATCACCGAACAACGTGAGTTCGGTGTTCCGGCACATCGCAGCGCTGATCGGCCAGGGGATTCTGGCCCGGTCGACACCGTCAGGCGCGCGCCATGCGCGGGCGATCACTCTCGCCGAGCCGCGGAGGGCCGCCGGGTGA
- a CDS encoding helix-turn-helix domain-containing protein has translation MNQHLLIETIRRVMHARGCTGTALAAAVGVHENTVYAWFRGTSSPRLDILLNVLRFLDLRMELLPVDGGRRSATPKPILTADVEPATPLQNGAPTA, from the coding sequence GTGAACCAGCACCTGCTGATCGAGACGATCCGCCGCGTGATGCACGCCCGCGGCTGCACCGGCACGGCCCTCGCCGCCGCCGTCGGCGTGCACGAGAACACCGTCTACGCCTGGTTCCGTGGCACCTCATCGCCCCGGCTCGACATCCTCCTGAACGTCCTGCGGTTCCTCGACCTGCGCATGGAACTTCTGCCGGTCGACGGCGGCCGCAGGAGCGCGACCCCGAAACCAATCCTCACGGCCGACGTCGAGCCGGCCACCCCATTGCAGAACGGAGCACCTACAGCATGA
- a CDS encoding helix-turn-helix domain-containing protein → MRDGVWPAAAITDPAQLGPLLRRRRTELGLRLEDAGAGAGLQDTHLGRIERGAASPRIPTLIPILDRLGLQLLIVDAGPADGVAVRLAELAEQVAELRTVMTWQGLRDLRQQVDAAVEGRADAEARVVELEARNAALAEEVAGLRRREAPAMRVELRELRARIRRFEEAFDALARQDVLTPELIEQARDAVDGTPAGREAA, encoded by the coding sequence GTGCGTGACGGGGTCTGGCCGGCGGCCGCGATCACCGATCCGGCGCAGTTGGGTCCGCTGCTTCGCCGCCGCCGCACCGAACTCGGCCTACGCCTGGAGGACGCAGGCGCGGGCGCCGGATTGCAGGACACGCACCTCGGCCGGATCGAGCGCGGCGCCGCGTCTCCGCGGATTCCAACCCTGATCCCGATCCTCGACCGGCTGGGCCTGCAGCTCCTGATCGTCGACGCAGGTCCCGCCGACGGAGTCGCCGTCCGCCTCGCCGAGCTGGCGGAACAGGTCGCGGAGCTGCGGACCGTGATGACGTGGCAGGGCCTCCGCGACCTGCGGCAGCAGGTAGATGCCGCCGTCGAGGGCCGGGCGGACGCCGAAGCGCGCGTCGTCGAACTCGAGGCCCGCAATGCTGCGCTGGCCGAGGAGGTCGCCGGGCTGCGGCGGCGGGAGGCGCCAGCGATGCGCGTCGAGTTGCGGGAGCTTCGCGCCCGGATCCGCCGCTTCGAGGAGGCGTTCGACGCGCTCGCCCGCCAAGACGTCCTCACCCCGGAGCTGATCGAGCAAGCCCGCGACGCCGTCGACGGAACGCCGGCTGGACGGGAGGCGGCGTGA
- a CDS encoding endonuclease VII domain-containing protein → MSKGSPHLCKPCRNAATRAWAEANPSQWERNQRRSYLRRKYGMTEADYDALLEAQGGLCAICGGPPGDSRGFRPHIDHCHKTGRVRGILCNLCNQGLGGLRDDPEILRSAIAYLLRHREAA, encoded by the coding sequence ATGTCCAAGGGATCACCGCACCTCTGCAAGCCATGCCGGAACGCGGCGACACGAGCTTGGGCGGAAGCAAATCCGAGCCAGTGGGAGCGGAACCAGCGGCGGTCTTACCTTCGGCGTAAGTACGGCATGACCGAGGCGGACTACGACGCGCTACTGGAAGCGCAGGGCGGCCTGTGCGCCATCTGCGGAGGTCCGCCTGGTGATTCCCGCGGGTTCCGACCCCACATTGACCACTGTCACAAGACCGGGCGTGTGCGCGGCATTCTCTGCAACTTGTGCAACCAAGGTCTCGGCGGGCTACGAGACGACCCAGAGATCCTCCGCAGCGCAATCGCCTATCTCCTACGCCACCGGGAGGCGGCATGA
- a CDS encoding DUF4326 domain-containing protein, whose translation MAQRLQLSRQKGWRMPTGAVVVARPTVWGSPFGYRTYTGLARVPALDGSAWEYEGRLSADGMQHNMHHADGTVTLHRVRYMTREEIVETYRRALCEPTPQLRLWHRVERRPLSVEDVRRELAGKDLLCWCRSDQPCHGDVLLAVARGENP comes from the coding sequence ATGGCTCAGCGTCTCCAACTCAGCCGTCAGAAGGGGTGGCGCATGCCGACCGGCGCGGTCGTCGTCGCCCGGCCGACCGTCTGGGGGAGCCCGTTCGGCTACCGGACGTACACCGGCCTGGCCCGGGTGCCCGCCCTCGACGGGTCGGCGTGGGAGTACGAGGGCCGGCTCTCCGCCGACGGCATGCAGCACAACATGCACCACGCCGACGGCACCGTCACCCTCCACCGCGTCCGGTACATGACCCGCGAGGAGATCGTCGAGACGTACCGGCGGGCCCTGTGCGAGCCGACCCCGCAGCTGCGGCTGTGGCACCGCGTCGAGCGGCGGCCGCTGTCCGTCGAGGACGTGCGCCGGGAGTTGGCCGGCAAGGACCTCCTCTGCTGGTGCCGCAGCGATCAGCCGTGCCATGGCGATGTTCTCCTGGCCGTGGCGCGCGGGGAGAATCCGTGA
- a CDS encoding DUF5131 family protein, translated as MADNTTIEWTQATWNPTTGCDRVSGGCDNCYALTLAKRLKAMGSPKYQTDGDPRTSGPGFGVATHEDTLVDPLGWGTPRRIFVNSMSDLFHEAVPDDFIARVFAVMALSPQHTFQLLTKRHGRMRSLLSGGPEYAWIVPRHTSPFVQAVYEEARKLRPGGPLMRWPLPNLWLGVSVEDQKWADIRIPALLDTPAAVRWLSCEPLLGPVDISRYLWLTGASTAGPFYDFAGRRRGGAGGIGGQAFTSVPARDLHWVVVGGESGHSARPMHPDWARSLRDQCVRAEVAFFFKQWGAWAPGDRNGWYSRSHWVDDGTGGNEAFMYAPRSKSLRELDGRTWDQYPEAVNA; from the coding sequence GTGGCTGACAACACCACGATCGAGTGGACCCAGGCCACGTGGAACCCGACCACGGGCTGCGATCGCGTCTCAGGCGGCTGCGACAACTGCTACGCCCTCACGCTCGCCAAGCGGCTCAAGGCGATGGGCTCGCCGAAGTACCAGACCGACGGCGACCCCCGAACCAGCGGTCCTGGGTTCGGGGTCGCTACCCACGAAGACACGCTTGTCGACCCGCTCGGCTGGGGAACGCCGCGCCGCATCTTCGTCAACTCCATGTCGGACCTGTTCCACGAAGCGGTACCCGACGACTTCATCGCCCGCGTGTTCGCGGTGATGGCGCTGTCGCCGCAGCACACCTTCCAGCTCCTCACGAAGCGGCACGGGCGGATGCGGTCGCTACTCTCGGGCGGTCCGGAGTACGCGTGGATCGTGCCGCGTCACACGTCGCCCTTTGTCCAGGCCGTGTACGAGGAGGCCCGCAAGCTCCGCCCCGGTGGACCGCTGATGCGTTGGCCGCTGCCGAATCTCTGGCTCGGTGTGTCCGTCGAAGATCAGAAGTGGGCGGACATCCGCATCCCGGCGCTGCTCGACACTCCGGCCGCCGTCCGCTGGCTGTCCTGCGAGCCGCTGCTCGGCCCGGTCGACATCTCCCGCTACCTGTGGCTCACGGGGGCGTCGACCGCCGGACCGTTCTACGACTTCGCCGGCCGTCGCCGCGGCGGTGCTGGGGGCATCGGCGGTCAGGCGTTCACCAGCGTTCCGGCGCGCGACCTGCACTGGGTCGTGGTCGGCGGCGAGTCCGGACACAGCGCACGGCCCATGCACCCGGACTGGGCGCGCTCGCTTCGCGACCAGTGCGTGCGCGCCGAGGTGGCGTTCTTCTTCAAGCAGTGGGGCGCCTGGGCTCCCGGCGACCGCAACGGCTGGTACTCGCGATCGCACTGGGTCGATGACGGCACGGGCGGCAATGAGGCGTTCATGTACGCGCCGCGCTCCAAGTCGCTCCGCGAGCTCGACGGCCGCACCTGGGACCAGTACCCCGAGGCGGTGAACGCCTGA
- a CDS encoding HNH endonuclease, giving the protein MKRSPLNPMSAKRRAALEAAGVFPTSTLARVARPALAVASLVVRRPRFTGPDAATVEAMRQRDGFQCVRCGGACHGERGRDWSAQHRRARGSGGSSRPDTNRLQNLILLCGSATTGCHGWVESHKAEAERHGWVVWQAGDPLLKPVDHFLHGLVWLTEDGNWSSRRPSAAGAA; this is encoded by the coding sequence ATGAAGCGGTCGCCGCTGAATCCGATGTCGGCGAAGCGCCGCGCCGCTCTGGAGGCGGCCGGCGTCTTCCCGACCTCCACCCTGGCGCGGGTTGCGCGGCCCGCGCTGGCGGTTGCGTCGCTCGTGGTGCGGCGGCCGCGGTTCACCGGACCGGATGCGGCGACCGTCGAGGCGATGCGGCAGCGGGACGGCTTCCAGTGCGTCCGGTGCGGCGGCGCCTGCCACGGCGAACGGGGCCGCGACTGGTCCGCGCAGCATCGGCGGGCCCGGGGGAGCGGCGGCAGCAGCCGGCCGGACACCAACCGGCTTCAGAACCTGATCCTTCTCTGCGGGTCGGCGACGACCGGATGCCACGGCTGGGTCGAGTCGCACAAGGCGGAGGCGGAACGGCACGGCTGGGTGGTGTGGCAGGCCGGCGACCCGCTGCTGAAGCCCGTCGACCACTTCCTTCACGGCCTGGTGTGGCTGACCGAGGACGGCAACTGGTCGTCGCGGCGCCCGTCTGCGGCAGGTGCGGCATGA
- a CDS encoding UvrD-helicase domain-containing protein produces the protein MNSHRPTSEQEAVIAAFRVGSTLVVEAGAGCGKSTTLKMAARTRPSAKGIYVAYNRALVDEAKRSFPSSTWCKTAHGLAFGPVGKRFAHRLSGPRKPAREVARILKITEPVKVSDTMPLVAPQQLARLVTAAVDRFCKSADPEPDRWHVARINGVQDSEMRVIRDVVVPLAREAWADLCSTTGELPYTHNCYLKLYQLSDPQLRCDYLLLDEAQDANPVMASIFEQQTDVQRVMVGDASQAINGWNGAVDAMSKFAADARLTLSQSFRFGPAIADEANKWLEILDAPLRLRGFEQIGSTIGPLAAPAAILCRTNAETVSQVMAAAKAGRRAALVGGGADIRRLAEAAIDLKNGRGTDHPELFMFSSWLEVQDYAEHDTSGSDLRVFVRLIDSHGADVVIDTVDRLVDESRADVVVSTAHKAKGREWPTVRVADDFREPKATEDDPEPEIVREDAMLAYVTVTRGQEYLDRGGLAWVDRWVRSGVRPAFDASKSTIGELIDASSLGTPEATAHREAGRQALSADLTGMLEEQADWDATGVDGAARAVELPAPHCHRCGSGDNCACDPQKAAEFTQRTGKPAGPAAQREAFLRNLAEGRDVVESLARALVGIDA, from the coding sequence GTGAACAGCCACCGGCCCACCAGCGAGCAGGAGGCAGTCATCGCCGCCTTCCGCGTCGGGTCCACACTCGTCGTGGAGGCCGGCGCCGGGTGCGGGAAGTCGACCACGTTGAAGATGGCGGCCCGCACGCGCCCGTCGGCGAAGGGCATCTACGTCGCCTACAACCGGGCGCTCGTCGACGAGGCGAAGCGGTCGTTCCCGTCGTCCACCTGGTGCAAGACCGCGCACGGGCTCGCGTTCGGGCCGGTCGGCAAGAGGTTCGCGCACAGGCTGAGCGGCCCGCGGAAGCCGGCTCGGGAGGTCGCCCGCATCCTAAAGATCACCGAGCCGGTGAAGGTGTCGGACACGATGCCCCTCGTCGCACCACAGCAGCTCGCCCGACTCGTGACCGCTGCCGTGGACCGGTTCTGCAAGTCTGCGGACCCGGAACCCGACCGCTGGCACGTGGCCCGGATCAACGGCGTCCAGGACTCCGAGATGCGCGTGATCCGCGACGTCGTGGTGCCGCTGGCCCGCGAGGCGTGGGCGGACCTGTGCAGCACCACCGGCGAACTGCCCTATACGCACAACTGCTACCTCAAGCTTTACCAGCTTTCCGACCCGCAGCTGCGCTGCGACTACCTGCTGCTGGATGAGGCTCAGGACGCCAACCCCGTGATGGCCAGCATTTTCGAGCAGCAGACCGATGTCCAGCGGGTGATGGTCGGCGACGCGTCACAGGCAATCAACGGCTGGAACGGCGCCGTGGACGCGATGTCGAAGTTCGCGGCGGACGCGCGGCTCACGTTGTCGCAATCGTTCCGGTTCGGGCCGGCGATCGCCGACGAAGCCAACAAGTGGCTGGAGATCCTCGACGCGCCGCTGCGGCTCCGCGGCTTCGAGCAGATCGGCTCCACGATCGGCCCTCTGGCGGCTCCGGCCGCGATCCTGTGCCGCACCAACGCCGAAACGGTGAGCCAGGTGATGGCCGCCGCGAAGGCCGGCCGCCGCGCCGCGCTGGTCGGCGGCGGTGCTGATATCCGCCGGCTCGCCGAGGCCGCGATCGACCTGAAGAACGGCCGCGGCACCGACCACCCCGAGCTGTTCATGTTCTCCAGCTGGCTGGAGGTGCAGGACTACGCCGAGCACGACACATCAGGCTCAGACCTGAGGGTGTTCGTCCGGCTCATCGATTCCCACGGCGCCGATGTCGTCATCGACACCGTTGACCGGCTGGTCGACGAGAGCCGGGCTGATGTCGTGGTGTCCACAGCGCACAAGGCCAAAGGCCGCGAGTGGCCGACTGTCCGCGTCGCCGACGACTTCCGCGAGCCGAAGGCCACCGAGGACGATCCCGAGCCGGAGATCGTCCGCGAAGACGCGATGCTCGCTTACGTCACGGTCACACGGGGCCAGGAGTACCTCGACCGCGGCGGCCTAGCGTGGGTGGACCGCTGGGTCCGCAGCGGCGTGCGGCCGGCCTTCGATGCGTCGAAGTCGACGATCGGCGAGCTGATCGATGCATCGTCTCTCGGCACGCCGGAGGCGACGGCGCACCGTGAGGCAGGCCGGCAGGCACTGTCCGCGGACCTGACTGGGATGCTGGAGGAACAGGCGGACTGGGACGCCACCGGCGTTGACGGCGCGGCTCGGGCGGTCGAACTGCCGGCGCCGCACTGCCACCGCTGCGGCAGCGGCGACAACTGCGCATGCGACCCGCAGAAGGCCGCCGAGTTCACCCAGCGGACCGGGAAGCCCGCCGGCCCAGCAGCCCAGCGGGAGGCGTTCCTCCGGAACCTCGCTGAGGGAAGGGACGTGGTCGAGTCCCTCGCCCGCGCGCTGGTGGGGATCGACGCATGA